One Numida meleagris isolate 19003 breed g44 Domestic line chromosome 6, NumMel1.0, whole genome shotgun sequence genomic region harbors:
- the FSHB gene encoding follitropin subunit beta has product MKTLNCYVLLFCWKAICCNSCQLTNITIAVEREECELCITVNATWCSGYCFTRDPVYKYPPVSSVQQICTFKEVVYETVKIPGCGDHPESFYSYPVATECHCETCDTDSTDCTVRGLGPSYCSFNQSGSKQ; this is encoded by the exons ATGAAGACGCTTAACTGTTACGTGCTGTTATTTTGCTGGAAAGCAATCTGTTGCAACAGCTGTCAACTCACCAATATTACTATAGCAgtggaaagagaagaatgtgAACTCTGCATTACGGTGAATGCCACGTGGTGCTCAGGATACTGCTTCACAAGG GATCCGGTATACAAATATCCCCCGGTCTCATCTGTTCAGCAAATATGTACCTTCAAGGAGGTTGTGTATGAAACAGTGAAGATCCCTGGCTGCGGTGACCACCCTGAATCTTTTTACTCATACCCAGTAGCTACAGAGTGCCACTGTGAGACCTGCGACACTGATAGCACTGACTGCACTGTGAGAGGACTGGGGCCATCCTACTGCTCCTTCAATCAGAGTGGAAGCAAACAATGA
- the ARL14EP gene encoding ARL14 effector protein, which yields MDPCSVGIQLQATNECHRTYYTRHTGFKTKEDISSFDLLLLQLRTGMTLSENDTICFHHAKIYIERFEDLQKSCCDPFNMHRKLSKKNLRAIDLHDATFLTAKFGRQFVPGWKLCPKCMQVINGSVDVEAEERQRRKLDSDGRTAKALKSLQFANPGRQTEFTPETSKREKRRLQTKNTSFNSDRQVIPAKSKVYDSQGLLLYSGMDLCDCLDEDCLGCFYACPKCGSNKCGTECRCDRKWLYEQIEIEGGEIIRNKHVG from the exons ATGGATCCTTGTTCAGTTGGAATTCAGCTTCAAGCTACCAATGAGTGTCATAGGACCTATTATACCCGTCACACTGGCTTCAAGACTAAGGAAGATATCTCTTCATTTGATCTGCTATTGCTTCAGCTTAGGACTGGAATGACCCTTTCAGAGAACGACACTATCTGCTTCCATCATGCAAAAATTTACATTGAAAGATTTGAAGACTTACAGAAGTCGTGTTGCGATCCCTTTAACATGCACAGAAAGCTATCAAAGAAAAACTTGCGTGCAATTGACCTGCATGACGCAACTTTTCTGACTGCCAAGTTCGGAAGACAGTTCGTACCCGGTTGGAAGCTTTGTCCCAAATGTATGCAGGTAATAAATGGGAGTGTGGATGTCGAAGCTGAAGAACGCCAAAGAAGAAAGCTTGATTCGGAC GGGCGTACAGCTAAGGCTTTGAAGTCTCTGCAGTTCGCTAACCCAGGACGACAGACCGAATTCACTCCTGAGACCagtaagagggaaaaaagaaggctgcaaacaaaaaatacgTCATTTAATTCAGACAG GCAAGTTATACCAGCCAAGAGTAAAGTCTATGATAGCCAGGGACTGCTGCTTTACAGTGGGATGGACCTCTGTGACTGTCTCGATGAAGATTGCCTGGGATGCTTCTATGCTTGCCCCAAGTGTGGCTCCAACAAGTGTGGCACCGAATGTCGCTGTGACCGCAAATGGCTGTATGAGCAGATTGAGATAGAAGGAGGAGAAATCATTCGTAATAAGCACGTTGGTTAG